The Winogradskyella schleiferi genome has a window encoding:
- the mnmD gene encoding tRNA (5-methylaminomethyl-2-thiouridine)(34)-methyltransferase MnmD, with translation MKRKIITTSDGSKTIQIEDWNEQYHSIHGAIQEANHVFLKHGLLFYCNLNPVSVEADCHSERSEESHQSMSILEIGFGTGLNAFLTLIEAEKLNLNVDYVGIEAYPVQMEEINQLNYVELISNNHKAIFEKLHETSWEKPHPIRPNFQLEKQQKFFKEITAKDKFDIIYFDAFGARVQPELWTEAIFEIMFNALKENGVLVTYSAKGSVRRAMQAVGFTVERLPGPPGKREMLRATKHSANNL, from the coding sequence TTGAAGCGAAAAATCATTACCACATCAGATGGTTCCAAAACCATACAGATAGAAGACTGGAACGAGCAATACCATTCCATTCATGGTGCCATTCAAGAAGCAAACCACGTGTTTTTAAAACATGGTTTGCTTTTTTATTGTAACCTAAATCCAGTATCGGTTGAAGCGGATTGTCATTCTGAACGCAGTGAAGAATCTCATCAGTCAATGTCAATTCTGGAAATAGGTTTCGGTACAGGACTCAACGCTTTTCTAACTCTAATCGAAGCCGAAAAATTGAATTTGAATGTTGATTATGTAGGTATTGAAGCCTATCCTGTTCAAATGGAAGAAATTAATCAGCTTAATTATGTTGAACTTATTTCCAACAATCATAAAGCAATTTTTGAAAAGCTCCATGAAACGTCTTGGGAGAAACCTCATCCTATTAGGCCAAATTTTCAATTAGAAAAACAACAAAAATTCTTTAAGGAGATCACAGCCAAAGATAAATTTGATATCATTTATTTTGATGCTTTTGGCGCACGCGTCCAACCTGAATTATGGACTGAAGCTATTTTTGAAATCATGTTTAATGCGTTGAAAGAAAACGGTGTTTTAGTCACTTATTCTGCCAAAGGAAGCGTGAGACGAGCCATGCAAGCGGTTGGTTTTACGGTTGAGCGCTTACCTGGACCGCCTGGAAAGAGAGAAATGTTGAGAGCAACGAAACATTCAGCCAATAATCTTTAA
- a CDS encoding TIGR01777 family oxidoreductase, with protein MTVLITGATGLIGQEIVKKCHAEGIKVHYLTTSKSKLDTEPDYKGFYWDPDNNDIDHHCFEGVTKIINMVGATISKRWTESYKKIILESRTKTAQLLQDTIKKHNYKIDQVVSASAIGIYPTSLINYYEEDNTEISETFLGKVVHEWEAAVDDFKPLGAKVAKIRIGLVLAEDGGALPEIVKPMKFGAGAAFGSGKQWQSWIHVEDLAALFVFAIQNDFEGVYNGVAPNPVNNNELTKSAASVLNKPLILPNIPKFAMKLVLGEMHILLFESQRVSSQKVEGEGFGFKYANLRPALEDLL; from the coding sequence ATGACCGTTTTAATAACAGGAGCAACAGGATTAATTGGACAGGAAATTGTAAAGAAATGTCATGCCGAAGGGATCAAGGTGCACTACTTAACTACTTCAAAATCTAAACTAGATACAGAACCCGATTACAAAGGTTTTTATTGGGATCCGGATAACAATGACATCGATCACCATTGTTTTGAGGGCGTTACTAAAATCATCAATATGGTTGGTGCAACCATATCTAAGCGTTGGACGGAGAGCTACAAGAAAATAATTCTTGAAAGCCGTACCAAAACCGCACAGCTATTACAAGACACTATAAAAAAGCACAACTACAAAATTGATCAAGTGGTTTCGGCAAGTGCTATTGGTATTTACCCAACGAGTTTGATCAACTACTACGAAGAAGATAACACCGAGATTTCAGAAACATTCTTGGGTAAAGTGGTGCATGAATGGGAAGCTGCTGTAGATGACTTTAAACCTTTAGGCGCAAAAGTAGCCAAAATCAGAATTGGTTTGGTACTCGCTGAAGATGGTGGTGCCTTACCAGAAATCGTTAAACCCATGAAATTCGGCGCAGGCGCTGCATTTGGAAGTGGTAAGCAATGGCAAAGCTGGATTCATGTGGAAGATTTAGCAGCGCTCTTTGTTTTTGCCATACAAAATGATTTTGAAGGTGTTTACAATGGCGTCGCACCAAATCCTGTTAATAATAATGAGTTGACCAAATCGGCGGCTAGTGTTTTAAACAAACCGCTAATTTTACCTAATATTCCAAAGTTTGCCATGAAACTGGTTTTGGGCGAGATGCATATCCTATTATTTGAAAGCCAACGTGTCAGTTCCCAAAAAGTAGAAGGAGAAGGTTTTGGTTTTAAATATGCGAATCTAAGGCCTGCTTTGGAAGATTTGTTGTAG
- a CDS encoding 6-phosphogluconate dehydrogenase, whose product MKFLFKIFIGAILILVAYLCFAYFVTYSEGVRSGDLVKFSKKGVIFKTWEGKLSQGVSEELQFDFSVEKGDQTVINELQNLQGTFVKLTYIERYQTFFWLGDTKYYVKKVEKVHKSE is encoded by the coding sequence ATGAAATTCTTATTTAAAATATTTATTGGTGCAATACTTATTTTAGTGGCGTACTTATGTTTTGCTTACTTTGTCACCTACAGCGAAGGCGTTAGATCAGGTGATTTAGTTAAATTCAGTAAAAAAGGGGTGATTTTTAAAACTTGGGAAGGAAAATTAAGTCAAGGCGTATCAGAAGAGTTGCAATTCGATTTTTCTGTTGAGAAAGGTGACCAAACGGTGATCAATGAACTACAAAATCTTCAGGGTACGTTTGTAAAACTCACTTATATAGAGCGCTATCAGACCTTTTTCTGGTTAGGTGACACCAAATACTATGTAAAAAAGGTAGAAAAAGTTCATAAATCTGAGTAA
- a CDS encoding antibiotic biosynthesis monooxygenase — translation MDEKPKIIRTWKGWTTIENATIYENMLINEVFPTVKKNGVDGLEKVSISTKDVNDEMEFFLVLQFDSLKSVKKFAGENYEMAYIPNNAKRVLKRYDKKAEHYELVGELIL, via the coding sequence ATGGATGAAAAACCAAAAATAATTAGAACTTGGAAAGGTTGGACCACAATCGAAAATGCAACCATTTATGAAAATATGCTTATAAATGAGGTATTTCCAACTGTAAAAAAGAATGGAGTCGATGGCTTGGAAAAAGTTAGTATATCAACAAAGGACGTTAATGATGAAATGGAATTTTTTCTAGTGCTCCAATTTGACTCATTAAAATCAGTGAAGAAGTTTGCTGGTGAAAATTATGAAATGGCCTATATACCTAACAACGCAAAACGTGTATTGAAAAGATATGACAAGAAAGCTGAACATTATGAGCTAGTAGGAGAATTAATCTTATAA
- a CDS encoding pyridoxal phosphate-dependent decarboxylase family protein, with protein MTGNRVNSIEINKEEFRKIGHQLIDDISEFISTIDKKPVTVNENPSQLQSILGNTRLPEKGTSATELISSATNLLLNHSLFNGHPKFLGYITSSAAPIGALADLLAASVNPNVGAHILSPIATEIEKQTIQWLAEFIGVSPHYGGILVSGGNMANFTAFLAARTAKAAKSIKEDGLSNTSQKLTVYCSKSTHTWIDKAAILFGLGTNSVRWIQTDSSNKMNNKLLAETIKEDIENGFKPIMVIGTAGDVSTGVVDDLKGISTICKDYDLWFHIDGAYGVPATVIPKYKDLFDGLSEADSIALDPHKWLYSPLEAGCTLVKNPQHLIDTYSSHPEYYNFSKSENEFAQNYYEYGLQNSRGFRALKVWLLLQQIGRSGYKKLINEDIELSEMLFGLAEKNPELEAISQNLSITTFRYIPFNYKKGNDYLNKLNEELLNELQTGGELFLSNAIINEMYCLRACVVNFRTSKKDIEEIIDIIIRVGKKTHLKLLKANK; from the coding sequence ATGACGGGAAATAGAGTTAATTCAATAGAAATCAACAAAGAAGAGTTTCGAAAAATTGGACATCAATTAATAGATGATATTTCTGAATTTATTTCAACCATTGATAAAAAACCTGTCACTGTAAATGAAAACCCAAGTCAATTACAAAGCATATTGGGAAACACTCGCTTGCCAGAAAAAGGAACATCCGCAACTGAACTAATTTCCAGCGCAACGAACTTGTTGCTAAACCATTCATTATTTAATGGACATCCTAAATTCTTAGGTTATATTACTTCTTCTGCTGCACCAATTGGAGCCTTAGCCGATTTATTAGCAGCCTCTGTAAACCCAAATGTTGGAGCACATATATTGAGTCCAATAGCTACTGAAATTGAGAAACAAACTATTCAATGGCTAGCAGAGTTTATTGGTGTTTCGCCTCACTACGGCGGAATTTTAGTCAGTGGAGGAAATATGGCAAATTTCACAGCATTTTTAGCAGCTAGAACAGCTAAAGCAGCTAAAAGCATAAAAGAAGATGGACTTTCAAACACATCCCAAAAGCTTACAGTTTATTGTTCTAAATCCACACACACATGGATTGACAAAGCTGCAATTTTATTTGGGTTAGGTACAAATTCTGTTCGTTGGATTCAAACTGATTCTTCTAATAAAATGAACAATAAATTACTAGCAGAAACAATTAAAGAAGATATAGAAAATGGTTTTAAACCAATAATGGTTATTGGCACCGCTGGTGACGTTAGTACTGGTGTAGTTGATGATTTGAAAGGCATTTCAACTATTTGCAAAGATTATGATTTATGGTTTCACATCGATGGAGCTTATGGTGTTCCAGCTACAGTTATTCCAAAATATAAAGACCTATTTGATGGTCTATCAGAAGCTGACTCTATTGCTCTTGACCCACATAAGTGGTTATATAGTCCACTTGAGGCAGGTTGCACTTTAGTTAAGAATCCTCAGCACCTAATAGATACTTATAGTTCACATCCAGAATATTATAACTTTAGTAAAAGTGAAAATGAATTTGCTCAAAATTATTACGAATATGGACTTCAAAACTCACGCGGCTTTAGGGCTTTAAAGGTTTGGTTATTATTACAGCAAATAGGTCGAAGTGGTTATAAAAAACTAATTAACGAAGACATTGAACTCTCTGAAATGCTATTTGGATTAGCTGAAAAAAATCCTGAATTAGAGGCCATTTCTCAAAATTTAAGTATTACTACTTTTAGGTATATACCATTCAATTATAAAAAAGGTAACGATTATCTGAATAAACTAAATGAGGAATTATTGAATGAACTACAAACTGGTGGTGAGTTATTTTTATCAAATGCCATTATAAATGAAATGTATTGTTTAAGAGCTTGTGTTGTTAATTTCAGGACTTCAAAAAAAGATATAGAAGAAATAATTGATATAATAATAAGAGTAGGCAAAAAAACGCATTTAAAATTGTTGAAAGCAAATAAATAA
- a CDS encoding choice-of-anchor I family protein, whose product MKNYYFKKVRALAMIFFMCSGATLIAQNFELQLLHYADVDGNEESALDAVDEFSALVDFFQNDPIYANNTLTLTSGDLIIPGPRFYAAENTAVRSLSGSNEPGHLDIAFANAFGVNASGFGNHEFDQGPGELFYAAFSSESSNGVTFPGSNFPWLSANIDFTADGDFSGVVGTDGDNVTNLNSQVAKYAIVTIDGETIGLVGAVAPSFPDITSIGDLTITPAPNSSVAQLAAAIQPSVDALTNAGVNKIILLAHMQSISIEKQLATLLDGVDIIVAGGSNTRMGDSNDTLFSNALVTDTAFDEPYPFQSTDASGDPVLVVNVDGDYKYLGRLVVEFDNNGVIDLSELDDILSGAYPANESLVTSLSATPNPTVVALRDAVQGVISAQYNNVVGFSSVYLDGRRSQVRTQETNLGNLTADANLWYANLLNPASDADVDISLKNGGGLRTEIGSAVLPGGSNDPNDIVFSPPANNGVSEGHLRATLRFDNGLVRLTLTAEELISIIEHGLADVSAGNEPGRFPQVGGMSFVYDPNQPAGSRIVDLVVDRGDTDLTNDVVIVDNGVNVAPIGVTFNMVTLNFLANGGDSYPFDQLSAPNRINYYNGMGFGETADFPDGELNNDPGNNLSFSYTGGEQDAVAEFMSTFHPNNAAAYDIAETDADQDSRIVTVQANLQITEIFSGQSGTDLTADWFEIHNTGDTAWVSGVDADLYYDDESADATAADLIQGITDLQPGERAIVLVADNTAGEVSTFISVWGEVVDLTNVEVGYTDGAGLGAGGDTVVVWLGDPLTTGTIIDTESYPDTASNDGQSYDVELAAFSVSGNMSNATTTLALGGSANDVPNIASPANAEPLSPTLEITEIFSGQEGDDLTEDWFEIYNSGSIPWVSGVTDNLYYDDDSADGTAADLIQGLTDIQPGERVIVLITDNTAGEVTNFATVWGDVVDLTGIEIGFTDGSGLGGGGDAVTLWMGDPLTTSPIASGSYPDTASNDGQSYDNELAEFSSVGNASYAVATNALGGSASDVPNVASPGNVIPSVPVLEITEIFSGQEGDDLTEDWFEIYNSGIAAWTSGVDADLYYDDDSSDGTAADPIQGLTDIQPGERVIVLITDNTAGEVANFITVWGDVVDLTGIEIGFTDGSGLGGGGDAVTLWMGDPLTTMPVASGTYPDTASNDGQSYDLELAEFSAVGNISYAVETTALGGSASDVPNIGSPGNVPPAAPNLVITEIFSGQEGDDLTADWFEIYNVGTVAWTSGLNDNLYYDDESADVSAADLIQGISVIPPGGYAIVLITDNTGGEVNTFITVWSEVLDLTGVAVGYTDGAGLGGGGDAVNIWLGDPTLSIPIDTASYPDTAANDGQTYDVQLSAFSTISNANNAVATNALGGDVTDVPNIGSPGNAIVTGTVVEVEFTEVYDSVMENEGSITLTVSISEAPTTDVTVDIDVMVGGTAVEGTDFTLASAQTLTFLSGNTDSQTITIPVLDNTEDGSDLYFMVNLQNPVGVSIGSESEFSVYILDDDTIVPTENTSVLDANYLTSYLVDASGTAEITAYDPTSQRLFVTNSSSIEILDFSDPSNISSISSLSLPANTSGVQSVAVSNGVFAAAISANPLTDPGFVMFADTDGNNQVIVTVGALPDMITFTPDGTKLLSANEGEPNSDYSIDPEGSISIIDVTGGLAGIDQSDVTTLNFNAFDAQLATLLADGVRIFGPGATVSQDLEPEYIAVSDDNLMAYVALQENNALATMDLTSNTIISVSSFGVKDHSLIQNSLDTSDETDFVFNASWPIYGMYMPDAIDYFNVGGTSYIITANEGDAREYNGFEEERKLGDSDYILDPAVFSDADILAIDTNLGDIGITNASGNTDGDAEYEEIHVFGGRSFSIFNASTGNIVSDSGNDFEVITAAHPTYGAIFNASNSNNSFKNRSDNKGPEPEAVLVKEIDGSFYAFILLERVGGVMIYDVTVPSAPVFLQYLNSRDAVAGGTEGGDLGPEGIVFVDKNDSPTETALLVVSNEVSATLSIYSLDNVTLGLEEYNYNNNFSMFPNPANTKVNFSKADDYKLYDFSGRMVKQVKNSSSINVEGLAPGIYMVNNSKGLSKKLLVK is encoded by the coding sequence ATGAAAAACTATTACTTCAAGAAAGTCAGGGCTTTAGCCATGATTTTTTTTATGTGTTCTGGTGCAACTTTGATTGCCCAAAATTTCGAATTACAATTGTTACACTATGCCGACGTTGACGGCAACGAGGAGAGTGCTCTTGATGCCGTAGACGAGTTCTCTGCTTTGGTAGACTTTTTCCAAAACGACCCAATTTATGCAAACAATACGCTTACGCTTACCTCTGGGGATTTGATTATTCCAGGTCCTCGATTTTATGCTGCGGAGAATACAGCAGTACGTTCACTGTCAGGTAGTAATGAGCCTGGCCATTTAGATATTGCCTTTGCTAATGCTTTTGGTGTTAATGCTTCTGGTTTTGGTAACCATGAGTTTGATCAAGGTCCTGGTGAATTGTTCTATGCGGCTTTTAGCAGTGAGTCGTCCAATGGTGTGACCTTTCCTGGATCTAATTTCCCATGGTTATCTGCGAATATAGATTTCACAGCAGATGGAGATTTCTCTGGTGTTGTTGGCACTGACGGCGACAATGTTACTAATCTAAACAGTCAAGTTGCTAAGTATGCAATAGTGACTATAGATGGTGAGACTATCGGACTTGTTGGTGCAGTTGCACCAAGTTTTCCTGACATTACGAGTATAGGTGATTTAACAATAACACCTGCTCCAAATTCAAGTGTTGCGCAATTGGCTGCAGCGATTCAGCCCAGCGTAGATGCACTTACAAACGCTGGAGTAAACAAAATTATCCTATTAGCACATATGCAGTCTATTAGTATAGAGAAACAGCTTGCAACGCTTTTAGACGGTGTTGATATCATTGTAGCTGGAGGATCTAATACGAGAATGGGAGACAGCAACGATACACTTTTTAGTAACGCATTGGTTACAGATACCGCTTTTGACGAGCCTTATCCATTTCAGTCTACAGATGCTTCTGGTGATCCTGTACTGGTAGTTAATGTTGACGGCGATTACAAATATCTTGGAAGACTTGTGGTAGAATTTGATAATAATGGTGTAATAGATCTTAGTGAGCTAGATGATATACTTAGTGGTGCATATCCAGCAAATGAATCTTTAGTCACGTCGCTTAGTGCTACACCAAATCCAACAGTTGTAGCCCTTAGGGATGCTGTACAAGGTGTTATCTCTGCTCAGTATAATAATGTCGTTGGATTTTCAAGCGTTTACCTTGATGGTAGAAGATCACAGGTAAGAACACAAGAAACCAACCTTGGGAATTTGACTGCCGACGCTAACCTTTGGTATGCTAATCTTCTTAATCCTGCTTCAGATGCAGACGTAGATATTTCACTCAAAAATGGAGGCGGACTAAGAACTGAAATCGGTTCGGCAGTGCTTCCTGGCGGTTCAAACGACCCAAATGATATTGTATTTTCTCCGCCAGCTAATAATGGCGTTTCTGAAGGCCACCTCAGAGCTACACTTCGTTTTGATAACGGACTTGTTAGGCTGACGTTAACGGCTGAAGAACTGATTAGCATTATAGAGCATGGTCTTGCTGATGTGTCAGCTGGTAATGAGCCTGGGCGTTTTCCACAAGTAGGCGGTATGAGTTTTGTATATGATCCTAACCAGCCAGCAGGCAGCAGAATTGTTGATTTGGTTGTAGATAGAGGTGATACCGACCTAACCAATGATGTTGTGATTGTTGATAATGGTGTAAATGTTGCACCAATCGGAGTTACCTTTAATATGGTAACCCTGAACTTTTTGGCAAATGGTGGCGATAGTTATCCGTTTGATCAGTTGAGTGCTCCAAACCGAATAAATTATTATAATGGTATGGGCTTTGGTGAAACAGCAGATTTTCCTGATGGAGAACTTAATAATGATCCTGGAAATAACCTTTCATTTAGTTACACTGGTGGTGAGCAAGATGCAGTTGCTGAGTTTATGTCAACGTTTCACCCAAACAATGCGGCTGCTTATGACATTGCAGAAACTGATGCTGATCAGGATTCAAGAATTGTAACTGTACAAGCAAATCTTCAAATTACAGAAATATTTTCAGGACAATCAGGAACCGATCTTACAGCAGACTGGTTCGAAATTCATAACACAGGAGACACAGCATGGGTATCTGGTGTAGATGCAGATTTGTATTATGATGATGAATCTGCCGATGCAACAGCAGCAGATCTTATTCAAGGTATTACAGATTTACAGCCAGGAGAGCGTGCTATTGTTTTAGTGGCTGATAATACCGCAGGTGAGGTTAGTACGTTTATCTCAGTTTGGGGTGAAGTCGTAGACCTTACAAATGTAGAAGTTGGTTACACAGATGGTGCTGGTTTAGGTGCTGGTGGTGATACCGTAGTTGTATGGCTAGGAGATCCTCTAACTACAGGAACTATCATTGATACCGAATCCTATCCAGATACAGCTTCAAATGATGGACAATCCTACGATGTAGAATTAGCGGCTTTCAGTGTTTCAGGAAATATGAGCAATGCTACTACAACACTTGCGCTTGGCGGAAGTGCCAATGATGTTCCAAATATTGCTTCTCCTGCAAATGCAGAGCCATTATCACCAACCTTGGAAATTACTGAGATTTTTTCAGGTCAAGAAGGGGATGACTTAACAGAAGATTGGTTTGAGATTTATAATTCAGGATCTATTCCTTGGGTTTCTGGTGTTACTGATAATTTATATTACGACGATGATTCGGCAGATGGAACAGCCGCAGATCTTATTCAAGGGCTTACAGATATTCAACCTGGAGAACGTGTTATTGTGTTAATAACCGATAACACAGCTGGCGAAGTAACCAACTTTGCCACAGTCTGGGGAGATGTTGTGGATTTAACTGGTATTGAAATTGGTTTCACCGATGGCTCAGGCCTTGGTGGTGGAGGTGATGCTGTAACATTATGGATGGGAGATCCTTTAACGACTTCTCCAATAGCTTCAGGTTCTTATCCAGATACGGCTTCTAACGACGGACAATCTTACGATAATGAATTAGCCGAATTTAGTTCAGTTGGTAATGCAAGTTATGCTGTAGCTACAAATGCTTTAGGTGGAAGCGCAAGCGATGTGCCTAATGTAGCATCACCAGGAAATGTAATTCCTTCTGTTCCTGTATTAGAAATTACTGAGATTTTTTCGGGTCAGGAAGGCGACGATTTAACCGAGGATTGGTTTGAAATATACAATTCTGGTATTGCAGCTTGGACGTCTGGTGTAGATGCCGATTTATATTATGATGATGATTCATCAGACGGAACAGCAGCAGATCCTATTCAAGGGCTTACAGATATTCAACCAGGAGAACGTGTTATTGTATTAATAACTGATAACACAGCTGGTGAAGTAGCAAACTTTATAACAGTTTGGGGAGACGTTGTGGATTTAACAGGAATCGAAATTGGTTTCACTGATGGCTCAGGCCTTGGAGGTGGAGGTGATGCTGTAACGTTGTGGATGGGAGATCCATTAACTACAATGCCTGTAGCTTCTGGTACTTATCCGGATACCGCTTCTAATGACGGACAATCTTACGATTTAGAACTTGCTGAATTTAGTGCCGTTGGTAATATAAGTTACGCGGTAGAAACTACTGCTTTAGGCGGAAGTGCCAGTGACGTTCCAAATATTGGTTCTCCTGGTAATGTGCCACCTGCAGCACCTAATTTAGTGATTACAGAAATTTTCTCTGGCCAGGAAGGCGATGATTTAACTGCAGATTGGTTTGAGATTTATAATGTAGGTACGGTTGCTTGGACGTCTGGTTTAAATGACAATTTATATTACGATGATGAATCAGCAGATGTTAGTGCTGCAGACCTAATTCAAGGGATATCAGTGATTCCACCTGGTGGATATGCTATTGTTTTGATTACAGACAATACTGGTGGAGAAGTTAATACCTTTATTACAGTTTGGAGTGAAGTTCTAGACCTCACTGGTGTAGCAGTTGGTTATACTGATGGAGCTGGCCTTGGTGGAGGTGGCGATGCGGTTAATATTTGGTTAGGAGACCCAACATTGTCCATACCAATAGATACAGCATCTTATCCCGATACAGCTGCTAATGATGGACAAACTTACGACGTGCAACTTAGTGCTTTTAGCACAATTAGTAATGCCAATAATGCGGTTGCAACAAACGCTTTAGGTGGAGATGTAACGGATGTTCCAAATATAGGTTCTCCAGGAAACGCTATTGTAACAGGTACTGTTGTAGAAGTAGAATTTACTGAGGTTTACGATTCAGTAATGGAAAACGAAGGTAGTATTACTTTAACAGTTTCAATTTCCGAAGCACCGACAACAGATGTTACTGTAGATATCGATGTAATGGTAGGAGGTACTGCGGTTGAAGGAACCGATTTTACGTTAGCCTCTGCGCAAACACTAACATTCCTTTCAGGAAATACAGATAGTCAAACTATAACAATTCCTGTTTTAGATAATACCGAAGATGGAAGTGACTTATATTTTATGGTGAATCTTCAAAATCCTGTAGGAGTTTCAATAGGAAGTGAATCAGAATTTTCAGTATATATTTTAGATGATGATACAATTGTGCCAACAGAAAACACATCAGTTTTAGATGCTAATTATCTAACTAGTTATTTGGTTGATGCAAGTGGAACAGCGGAAATTACCGCTTATGATCCAACGTCTCAAAGATTATTTGTTACAAATAGTTCTAGTATCGAAATTTTAGATTTTTCAGATCCAAGTAATATTTCATCAATATCATCTCTAAGCTTGCCTGCTAATACAAGTGGTGTGCAAAGTGTTGCGGTAAGTAATGGTGTGTTTGCTGCAGCAATTTCAGCAAACCCATTAACAGATCCAGGTTTTGTAATGTTTGCTGATACTGATGGTAATAATCAGGTTATCGTTACAGTAGGAGCATTACCAGATATGATAACTTTTACACCAGACGGCACAAAATTATTATCTGCTAATGAAGGAGAGCCAAATAGTGATTATAGCATTGACCCAGAAGGAAGTATTTCAATTATTGATGTTACAGGCGGTTTGGCAGGCATAGACCAAAGTGATGTAACAACATTAAACTTCAATGCTTTTGATGCTCAATTGGCAACATTATTGGCAGATGGTGTTAGAATTTTTGGACCTGGTGCAACGGTTTCACAAGATTTAGAGCCTGAGTACATTGCAGTTTCAGACGATAACTTAATGGCTTACGTAGCACTTCAAGAAAACAATGCATTAGCGACTATGGACTTAACGTCAAATACGATTATAAGCGTGTCTTCTTTCGGAGTAAAAGATCATAGTTTGATACAAAACTCCTTAGATACAAGTGACGAAACAGATTTTGTATTTAATGCATCTTGGCCAATTTATGGAATGTACATGCCAGATGCTATAGATTATTTTAATGTTGGCGGAACAAGCTATATTATCACAGCAAACGAAGGTGATGCCAGAGAATATAACGGATTTGAAGAAGAGCGCAAGTTAGGGGATAGTGATTATATTTTAGATCCAGCAGTATTTAGTGATGCAGATATTTTAGCTATTGACACTAATCTTGGAGATATAGGAATCACTAACGCTTCTGGTAACACGGATGGTGATGCTGAGTATGAAGAAATTCATGTTTTTGGCGGTCGTTCTTTCAGTATATTTAATGCTAGTACAGGAAATATTGTTTCAGACAGTGGTAATGATTTCGAAGTGATTACAGCTGCTCATCCAACATATGGAGCTATTTTTAATGCGAGTAATAGCAATAACAGTTTTAAAAATAGAAGTGATAATAAAGGTCCGGAACCAGAAGCTGTTCTGGTAAAAGAAATAGATGGCTCTTTTTATGCATTTATATTATTAGAACGTGTAGGAGGTGTTATGATTTATGACGTTACTGTGCCATCTGCACCAGTGTTTCTTCAGTATCTTAATAGTAGAGATGCCGTTGCAGGAGGAACTGAAGGTGGTGATTTAGGACCAGAAGGTATTGTTTTTGTAGATAAAAACGATAGTCCAACAGAAACTGCCTTACTCGTTGTATCTAACGAAGTGAGTGCTACATTATCTATCTATTCTTTAGACAATGTAACCTTAGGTTTAGAGGAATATAATTATAATAACAACTTTAGTATGTTCCCAAATCCTGCGAATACAAAAGTGAATTTCAGTAAAGCGGATGATTATAAGCTTTACGATTTCTCTGGTCGTATGGTAAAGCAGGTTAAAAATTCGTCATCTATTAATGTTGAAGGTTTAGCACCTGGAATATACATGGTTAACAATTCCAAAGGACTTTCTAAAAAACTATTAGTAAAATAA